One genomic window of Candidatus Nanohalobium constans includes the following:
- a CDS encoding ORC1-type DNA replication protein: MSQSNLKSMFSNYVDKESVFKNKDALTTNYKPDNILHREQQINDLGSILAPSLKGNDPSNVFLYGSVGTGKTLIVKHVKGELKTVAKDKDIDLNVLYINCKMKKVADTEYRLLAKLARQLGEDVPSTGLPTDEIYNRFFEALKEQKGVVIIALDEIDALVKKVGDEFLYNLTRINDDLDETKVSILGISNDLNFTEYMDSRVKSSLSEEEIIFPPYNAIELREILKERTDKAFVDDALKDGVISKCSALAAQEHGDARRALDLLRVAGELAERSETDLIEKEHVDRAQDKIERDRVVETVRSQPKHSKLVLYTILDMTEDEDKIATGDVYSEYKDLCTEVDVSELTQRRVSGLISELDMLGVINAKVISKGRYGRTRQISVDLSESIRGQLEKMVEDNFYLEDE, from the coding sequence TTGAGTCAAAGCAATCTCAAATCAATGTTTTCTAACTACGTCGATAAGGAATCAGTTTTCAAAAACAAGGATGCACTTACCACTAACTATAAGCCCGACAATATTCTGCATAGGGAACAGCAGATTAATGATTTAGGTTCTATTCTTGCACCTAGCCTGAAAGGAAACGATCCTAGTAATGTGTTTCTATACGGCTCTGTAGGTACAGGTAAGACTCTTATCGTAAAGCATGTTAAAGGAGAATTAAAGACGGTTGCAAAGGATAAGGATATCGACCTGAATGTTCTGTATATTAACTGTAAGATGAAGAAGGTAGCAGACACAGAGTACCGGCTTCTAGCTAAACTAGCTAGACAGCTGGGAGAGGATGTGCCTTCTACTGGTCTACCAACGGATGAAATCTATAATAGATTTTTCGAGGCTCTCAAGGAACAGAAAGGCGTCGTAATAATTGCACTGGACGAGATCGATGCTTTAGTCAAGAAGGTGGGGGATGAGTTCCTTTACAACCTTACCAGGATCAATGATGACTTAGATGAAACTAAGGTCTCTATTCTAGGTATTTCCAATGATCTTAACTTCACTGAATATATGGATTCCAGAGTTAAGTCTTCTCTGTCGGAGGAAGAGATTATCTTCCCTCCTTACAATGCTATTGAACTCAGAGAAATTTTGAAGGAGAGGACTGATAAGGCCTTTGTCGACGATGCACTGAAGGATGGAGTGATTTCCAAGTGTTCTGCACTGGCCGCTCAGGAGCACGGCGATGCTAGAAGAGCTCTTGACCTTCTCAGGGTCGCAGGAGAATTAGCTGAAAGATCGGAAACAGATCTTATCGAGAAAGAGCATGTGGATAGAGCACAGGATAAGATCGAGAGAGATCGAGTTGTTGAGACTGTAAGAAGCCAGCCAAAACACTCCAAACTAGTATTATACACTATCCTAGATATGACAGAAGATGAGGATAAAATTGCGACAGGAGATGTCTATTCAGAATATAAAGATCTCTGTACAGAAGTTGATGTCTCTGAGCTTACTCAAAGAAGGGTTTCAGGATTAATCTCTGAATTGGACATGCTTGGTGTTATCAATGCAAAAGTGATTAGCAAAGGTCGTTACGGTCGTACTCGACAGATAAGTGTTGATTTGTCTGAGAGTATTCGTGGGCAACTTGAGAAGATGGTAGAGGATAATTTCTACCTTGAAGATGAGTGA
- a CDS encoding DNA-directed DNA polymerase II small subunit, translating to MNEEAVKQLTKQGCMVEKDAAESISKEDVELIEQLDVTPMFVSRKMVENLREKMETSVSTGNNGVKTVQKQKMAVKQGEGTSTTETEPEEIQEHEETVSQEKDAEESPNTQTSSEETTEPAPETSEEMSKDLEEEFETKSSYFDKNKTVEIKDTGSRDEKDTKVEIMDEKQITQEEKDVPEFLGYYNDRYDKMKKLLTRRQEMKSATTINRLEGRSEGEEATTIGFVNDKYSTNSGKYIVELEDKTGTFKALVDEREGDRLVPDEVIGVSGSMGGDIIYANSVIRPDLPIPQGTNSTQDKVQAAYISDLHMGSQDTLHKRLDRFGDWLSTEEAKHIGYLVMPGDLVEGVGVYPGQKEELEVEDIYKQYQLFEEWFQKIPEDIQVIVGPGNHEITRLAEPQPRLPKKVFPDIDDYNNFHRVQNPQMVRLHAIRSKGIKNLMYHGYSFDDHVDKIQDLREKAYEEPHHVMIDLLKRRHLAPTYGDNMLSPEMEDQLVIEEQPDVMVSGHFHSHANTTYKGVNVINSSTFQAQTDFQKRMGHEPDPGKVTIVDYKTRKTQVKQF from the coding sequence ATGAATGAAGAAGCAGTTAAACAGCTAACGAAGCAAGGTTGCATGGTTGAGAAGGATGCAGCTGAAAGTATATCTAAAGAAGATGTCGAGTTGATCGAACAGCTTGATGTTACTCCTATGTTTGTTTCTCGCAAGATGGTGGAGAACTTAAGAGAAAAAATGGAGACCAGTGTTTCAACTGGAAATAACGGTGTTAAAACAGTTCAGAAACAAAAAATGGCTGTGAAACAAGGGGAGGGCACAAGTACAACAGAGACAGAACCTGAAGAAATACAGGAACATGAAGAAACTGTCTCACAAGAAAAAGATGCTGAAGAATCTCCAAATACACAAACATCTTCTGAAGAAACAACTGAACCTGCTCCAGAAACCTCCGAAGAAATGAGTAAGGATCTGGAAGAAGAGTTTGAAACCAAGTCCTCATACTTCGACAAGAACAAGACGGTAGAAATCAAGGACACAGGTTCTAGGGATGAAAAAGATACTAAAGTCGAGATCATGGATGAGAAACAGATTACTCAGGAGGAAAAAGATGTACCTGAGTTCCTAGGATACTACAATGATCGCTACGACAAGATGAAGAAGCTGCTGACTCGCAGACAGGAGATGAAGTCAGCTACAACCATCAACCGGTTAGAGGGAAGAAGTGAGGGTGAGGAAGCCACCACTATCGGATTCGTCAACGACAAGTACTCGACTAACTCTGGCAAGTATATTGTTGAGCTCGAGGATAAGACCGGGACTTTCAAGGCGCTCGTGGATGAAAGGGAGGGCGACAGATTGGTTCCAGATGAGGTGATTGGTGTCTCAGGTAGCATGGGTGGCGACATAATCTATGCCAACTCTGTGATACGGCCAGACCTCCCGATACCACAGGGCACCAACTCAACACAAGACAAAGTACAGGCAGCATACATCTCAGATCTCCACATGGGAAGCCAGGACACACTCCACAAAAGGCTTGACCGATTCGGAGACTGGCTGTCAACCGAAGAAGCCAAACATATCGGCTATCTTGTGATGCCCGGAGACCTAGTAGAAGGCGTAGGAGTATATCCAGGACAGAAGGAAGAACTAGAGGTAGAAGATATCTACAAACAGTACCAACTTTTCGAGGAATGGTTCCAGAAGATTCCAGAAGATATACAGGTAATTGTCGGACCAGGAAACCACGAAATAACCCGGTTAGCGGAGCCACAGCCACGACTGCCGAAAAAAGTCTTCCCGGACATCGATGACTACAACAACTTCCACAGAGTCCAAAATCCGCAGATGGTCCGACTTCACGCGATCAGAAGTAAGGGTATCAAGAACCTGATGTACCACGGTTACAGCTTCGACGACCATGTCGACAAAATCCAAGACCTGAGAGAAAAAGCATACGAAGAACCTCACCATGTCATGATAGACCTACTCAAGAGAAGACATCTCGCGCCTACCTACGGCGATAACATGCTGAGCCCTGAGATGGAAGACCAGTTGGTAATCGAGGAGCAGCCGGATGTTATGGTTTCAGGCCACTTCCACAGCCACGCCAACACCACATACAAAGGAGTCAATGTCATCAACTCCTCCACATTCCAGGCACAGACCGACTTCCAGAAAAGAATGGGCCACGAACCAGACCCCGGAAAAGTAACAATAGTGGACTACAAAACCCGAAAAACACAGGTAAAGCAGTTCTAA
- a CDS encoding DNA polymerase II large subunit — protein MKVEKYFERISDETDKAYELAEKAREQSKDPERKIDIPVATDLPEKASSLVIAAMFEELEDQGVPERIRELEDEYGKNDERVAFQIAREIAEGDFYEFEDVERACDAGIRVGASYMTGGITTAPLEGIADVKVRTNDDGSEYLAMYYAGPIRSAGGTASAMSVLLADYVRIGVGLDRFKPSDTVVKRYATEVEDYYNRVTAKQYNPTREETKKIAENVPVEVTGSATEDLDVSNYKDLDRVETNAIRGGMCLVYLDGLPLKASKIEKRIEKWGEDFGLEHWDWVEEYLKLQKEIHSSGDDDDDEDEEKEKKPGYTPSDKYLGSLTAGRPIFAHPGKKGGFRLRYGHSRTNGLAANSFHPATMEITERFMAIGTQMKIEYPGKATVATPCDSIHPPVVRLENGDVIKVETREKARELENDIEEILFLGDMLVTYGEFVENGKKLLPSPYVEEWWEKELEKELEEQDVKLGKDFSDREPTPKEAFKISDVLGIPLHPRWQYHWDETSSEKFQALYEEINDGEIRSQEAKKCLEDILVQHKTGEDKINVPEDDLKVLKKLLVMEESHTDKIEQLENGNEIHNFVQEISGYELRDQAPHYLGARMGRPEKAERRTLNGKPQLLFPCGKQEGGRMRNLTASYNYGSVQENIVVNKDQETGEKTYFAYNPDTGNPAEPVWYCTECREEYVEESESCDSCGNERFQRHKNENIDIENLMDNALENLDMPKPPELLKSFRGMTSEHKHVEPIEKGLLREKHDLYVNKDATVRYDASDIPMTHFKPEEISVSVEKLNEIGYTEDHNGEPLERKDQVVELKPQDIIIPDSDKTLSAAEYMMRVCNFTDELLTEFYEVDPFYQVEEKEDLVGELVIGLAPHTSGGTVGRIIGFTDAKGIYAHPYWHAAKRRNADGDEDAILMMMDGLLNFSRQFLPDMTGARTMDAPLILSTVLNPDEVDDEAWAVETVSEYPLSFYEESLEYKKPWNLDTDIEIGEDVVHSDEPFKHGFTHGCTDVEDGPSQSEYVTLDSMSDKTSAQLGLGEKTKAADEDATAELLLQKHFLPDIRGNLRSFSSQEMRCVDCNTKFRRVPLTNQTIAPSGKTTAQCPECDGKVLLTISYGTIKKYMQPSKDIIDEYEITPYLRQQVTMLNGTLQSLFGKDERQSGLGQFT, from the coding sequence ATGAAAGTAGAAAAATACTTTGAAAGAATCTCAGACGAGACAGATAAAGCCTATGAACTAGCTGAGAAAGCAAGAGAACAATCCAAGGATCCAGAGAGAAAGATTGATATCCCGGTTGCTACTGACCTCCCTGAGAAGGCTTCCAGCCTGGTTATAGCAGCTATGTTCGAAGAACTGGAGGATCAAGGTGTTCCTGAGAGAATCAGAGAACTTGAAGATGAGTACGGCAAGAACGATGAGAGAGTTGCCTTCCAGATCGCCCGTGAGATAGCTGAAGGAGATTTCTACGAGTTCGAAGATGTTGAGAGAGCCTGTGATGCAGGCATCAGGGTAGGAGCATCCTACATGACTGGAGGGATAACTACAGCTCCTCTAGAAGGAATTGCAGATGTCAAGGTCAGAACCAACGATGATGGCTCTGAATACTTGGCAATGTATTATGCAGGACCTATCCGCTCGGCAGGAGGGACAGCCTCCGCAATGTCAGTGCTTCTAGCAGACTATGTAAGGATAGGAGTAGGTCTGGACAGGTTCAAGCCTTCTGACACAGTTGTCAAAAGATATGCTACAGAGGTTGAGGATTACTACAACCGTGTCACAGCCAAACAATACAATCCTACTCGTGAGGAAACGAAGAAGATTGCGGAGAATGTCCCTGTAGAGGTCACAGGATCAGCTACGGAAGATTTAGATGTCTCAAACTATAAGGACCTCGACAGAGTAGAAACTAATGCTATCAGAGGCGGTATGTGCCTCGTCTACCTTGATGGCCTGCCATTGAAGGCGTCAAAGATTGAGAAAAGAATCGAGAAATGGGGAGAAGACTTCGGATTAGAGCACTGGGACTGGGTTGAGGAATACCTCAAACTACAGAAAGAAATACACAGCTCAGGAGACGATGACGACGATGAAGATGAGGAAAAAGAGAAAAAACCAGGTTACACTCCAAGCGACAAATACCTAGGATCTCTAACTGCTGGAAGGCCTATATTCGCCCATCCCGGAAAAAAAGGAGGTTTCCGACTGAGATACGGCCACTCAAGAACGAATGGATTAGCGGCTAACTCATTTCATCCTGCCACTATGGAGATTACAGAGCGTTTCATGGCCATAGGCACGCAGATGAAGATAGAGTATCCTGGAAAAGCAACGGTGGCAACGCCATGCGACAGCATTCATCCTCCTGTTGTCAGATTGGAAAACGGTGATGTGATCAAGGTAGAGACACGGGAAAAAGCCCGAGAACTAGAAAATGATATTGAAGAAATACTCTTCCTCGGCGACATGCTTGTAACTTATGGTGAATTCGTTGAAAACGGTAAAAAGCTGCTGCCATCGCCTTATGTAGAAGAATGGTGGGAAAAAGAACTGGAAAAAGAGCTTGAAGAACAGGATGTCAAGCTTGGCAAAGACTTCAGCGATAGAGAACCCACACCAAAAGAAGCATTCAAGATAAGCGATGTACTTGGTATTCCGCTCCATCCAAGATGGCAATACCACTGGGACGAAACCAGTTCAGAAAAATTCCAGGCACTATATGAGGAAATCAATGATGGAGAGATTCGAAGCCAGGAAGCAAAGAAATGTCTTGAGGACATACTAGTACAGCACAAGACCGGAGAAGACAAAATAAATGTTCCTGAAGACGACCTGAAAGTTCTGAAAAAACTTCTTGTAATGGAAGAAAGCCATACAGATAAGATTGAACAGCTAGAAAATGGAAATGAGATCCATAATTTTGTTCAGGAAATCTCAGGATACGAGCTAAGAGATCAAGCACCTCATTATCTTGGTGCTAGGATGGGCCGACCGGAGAAAGCGGAGAGAAGAACTTTGAACGGAAAGCCTCAGCTGCTATTCCCTTGCGGAAAGCAGGAAGGCGGCAGGATGAGAAATCTTACAGCATCCTACAACTATGGAAGTGTCCAGGAAAATATTGTGGTTAACAAGGATCAGGAAACAGGAGAGAAAACCTACTTTGCCTACAATCCTGATACAGGAAATCCTGCAGAACCTGTCTGGTACTGCACAGAATGTAGGGAGGAGTATGTGGAAGAGTCGGAGAGCTGCGATAGCTGCGGCAACGAAAGATTCCAGAGACACAAAAATGAGAATATAGACATCGAGAACCTGATGGACAACGCATTAGAGAACCTAGACATGCCCAAGCCACCTGAACTACTGAAATCCTTCCGTGGAATGACCTCGGAACACAAACATGTAGAACCGATCGAAAAAGGCTTACTCAGAGAGAAACACGACCTCTATGTTAACAAGGACGCAACAGTAAGATATGATGCATCAGACATCCCAATGACACACTTCAAACCAGAAGAAATCAGCGTCTCAGTCGAAAAACTCAACGAGATAGGCTATACTGAAGATCACAACGGAGAACCACTGGAAAGAAAAGACCAGGTAGTAGAGCTTAAGCCACAGGATATAATCATACCTGACAGCGACAAAACACTCTCCGCAGCAGAATACATGATGAGAGTCTGCAACTTCACAGACGAACTACTAACAGAATTCTACGAAGTCGACCCATTCTACCAAGTAGAAGAAAAAGAAGACCTCGTAGGAGAACTAGTAATCGGACTAGCACCACACACCAGTGGAGGAACAGTAGGACGCATAATAGGCTTTACAGACGCCAAAGGAATCTACGCACACCCATACTGGCACGCAGCGAAAAGAAGGAACGCGGATGGAGATGAGGACGCCATTCTGATGATGATGGATGGCTTACTGAATTTCTCACGACAGTTCCTCCCGGACATGACAGGTGCAAGGACCATGGATGCGCCGTTAATTCTCTCTACTGTTTTGAATCCTGATGAGGTGGATGATGAGGCTTGGGCGGTTGAGACTGTTTCTGAGTATCCTTTGAGTTTTTATGAGGAGAGTTTGGAGTATAAGAAGCCGTGGAATTTGGATACTGATATTGAGATTGGTGAGGATGTTGTTCATAGTGATGAGCCGTTTAAGCATGGTTTTACTCATGGTTGTACGGATGTTGAGGATGGTCCAAGCCAGTCTGAGTATGTTACATTGGATTCGATGAGTGATAAGACTTCAGCACAGTTGGGTCTTGGTGAGAAGACCAAGGCTGCCGATGAGGATGCTACCGCCGAACTTCTCCTTCAGAAGCACTTCCTGCCAGATATCAGAGGTAACCTAAGAAGTTTCTCCAGCCAGGAGATGCGTTGTGTGGACTGTAACACCAAGTTCAGGCGTGTACCCTTGACAAATCAGACTATTGCGCCTTCTGGGAAGACTACTGCGCAGTGCCCTGAATGTGATGGAAAGGTTCTCCTGACAATTTCTTATGGTACGATTAAGAAGTATATGCAGCCGTCTAAGGATATAATTGATGAGTATGAGATCACTCCGTACCTCAGGCAGCAGGTAACAATGTTGAATGGTACGCTCCAGAGCTTGTTTGGGAAGGATGAAAGGCAGAGTGGTCTAGGACAGTTTACTTAG
- a CDS encoding CBS domain-containing protein, whose translation MTNEVEISDVMTEGVIAVEQDKSVVEAAQLLEEEEIRGLVVVDNGEAVGIVVCRDIVYQLVSEGKDPSGHQVKDIMSSDLIVAEEDEVLNDVAMAMVRNNVSRVPVVRGDMLVGILTQSDILRAWPGFAEVIGEEREMDAPATPNPESQDGYCESCENYSEELENINGMMVCPECK comes from the coding sequence ATGACAAATGAAGTTGAGATTTCGGACGTGATGACTGAGGGCGTTATTGCCGTTGAACAAGATAAATCTGTTGTTGAGGCAGCTCAGCTCCTTGAAGAGGAAGAGATCAGGGGTTTGGTGGTTGTCGATAATGGTGAGGCTGTTGGGATTGTTGTTTGTCGTGATATTGTTTACCAGCTTGTATCGGAAGGGAAGGATCCTTCTGGTCATCAGGTGAAGGATATTATGAGCAGTGATCTTATTGTCGCTGAGGAGGATGAAGTCCTTAATGATGTGGCGATGGCGATGGTCAGGAACAATGTCTCCCGTGTACCGGTTGTCAGGGGCGACATGCTTGTCGGCATATTGACTCAGAGTGATATCCTAAGAGCTTGGCCTGGATTTGCCGAGGTTATCGGTGAGGAAAGGGAGATGGATGCTCCTGCCACACCTAATCCGGAGTCACAGGATGGTTACTGTGAGAGCTGTGAGAACTACAGTGAGGAGCTGGAGAACATCAATGGTATGATGGTATGCCCTGAGTGCAAGTAA
- a CDS encoding SUMF1/EgtB/PvdO family nonheme iron enzyme has translation MKFRTSKGQSAIEYLTTYGWMLLVVAIVGGAVFTTVQGGSSLDSSGFDAGSGVAFVEGGLTSSNSFQMALRNQEAEEIQVEKITLTNEEGNKVVARPDKTLPVGEEKTFNTIGLAETSGQNSVNVEITYDSGGLDNLAVNGSITGAFSLDTEQAEPGNGEWVFVDVSEVNQSTVDTSGMSDFYIMKYEASRSDATDSSEGTSDVPASQQGVVPWTEISMNYDSSRADPGTDPGALEACEAAGFNLPSNRQWQAATMAEIGNESSQPLGNTNNNEDSNGDQGTIDPTSHDWNNDGEKDRTLTGSGPDTWANTIGVHDLNGNVWEWTSTVVDQSHPMHKGGSEGHVSSWNNNGYPESLGSSNSDFGGDYYWSSSNDTRAVRRGGYARSGADAGVFSMILRDDPSGSGRGTGFRCSLS, from the coding sequence ATGAAATTTAGAACTTCTAAGGGGCAGTCTGCGATTGAGTATCTCACAACCTATGGTTGGATGCTTCTTGTAGTCGCTATTGTTGGTGGTGCTGTTTTTACAACTGTTCAAGGTGGTTCTAGTTTGGATTCTAGTGGTTTTGATGCTGGTAGTGGTGTTGCCTTTGTTGAAGGTGGTTTAACCAGCAGCAATAGTTTTCAAATGGCTTTACGTAACCAAGAAGCTGAGGAAATACAGGTGGAAAAAATAACTTTAACCAATGAAGAAGGAAACAAGGTTGTTGCCCGACCAGACAAAACCTTGCCAGTTGGAGAAGAAAAAACATTTAATACAATCGGCTTAGCTGAAACCAGTGGACAAAACAGTGTTAATGTTGAGATTACTTATGATAGTGGCGGTTTGGATAATTTAGCGGTTAACGGCAGTATCACCGGCGCCTTCTCTCTGGATACTGAACAAGCAGAACCTGGGAATGGCGAATGGGTGTTTGTTGATGTTTCTGAGGTTAATCAGTCGACTGTTGATACTAGTGGTATGTCTGATTTCTATATTATGAAGTATGAGGCTTCTCGGAGTGATGCGACTGATAGCAGCGAAGGTACAAGCGATGTTCCGGCTTCTCAACAGGGCGTTGTCCCGTGGACTGAGATAAGTATGAACTATGATTCCAGTAGGGCAGATCCGGGTACAGATCCTGGGGCTTTGGAGGCCTGTGAAGCAGCAGGCTTCAATTTGCCAAGTAATAGGCAGTGGCAGGCTGCTACGATGGCGGAGATTGGTAATGAATCTTCTCAGCCTTTAGGTAACACAAACAATAATGAGGACAGTAATGGGGATCAGGGAACGATAGATCCAACAAGTCATGACTGGAACAATGATGGAGAGAAAGACAGAACATTAACCGGTTCTGGTCCGGATACATGGGCTAATACTATTGGAGTTCATGATTTGAATGGTAATGTGTGGGAGTGGACATCTACTGTGGTTGACCAATCACATCCGATGCATAAAGGCGGTAGTGAGGGTCATGTCTCGTCTTGGAACAATAATGGTTACCCTGAATCTCTTGGTAGCAGTAATTCCGATTTCGGGGGTGACTACTACTGGTCTTCGAGTAATGATACTCGTGCCGTTCGGCGCGGTGGTTACGCGCGCAGTGGTGCGGACGCCGGCGTGTTCTCCATGATCCTGCGCGACGATCCTTCGGGCTCGGGCAGGGGCACCGGGTTCCGGTGTTCTTTGAGTTGA
- a CDS encoding DUF167 domain-containing protein, protein MAEFYVKVEPGSESFSVEQAYITKVSLTEPAENGRANAELIRELESILGEKPAIISGHRSRRKKLKVDISEEKVEEKLRSF, encoded by the coding sequence ATGGCAGAGTTCTATGTAAAGGTTGAACCAGGTTCTGAGTCTTTCAGCGTTGAGCAAGCATATATTACGAAGGTTTCTCTTACTGAGCCTGCTGAGAATGGTAGAGCAAACGCCGAACTAATAAGAGAACTTGAGAGTATTCTAGGTGAGAAACCAGCGATAATTTCTGGACATCGTTCTAGGAGGAAGAAGTTGAAGGTTGATATTTCTGAAGAAAAAGTAGAGGAAAAATTAAGGAGTTTTTAG
- a CDS encoding ZIP family metal transporter: MSTLTDIGTALLLTSILSAIGAFFLFLSKDKVDNLVEYLISLSAGTIFGGVFIHLIYRLANPIGYTRETGLLVMAGIAFSLILERTVHWHCHNQDLHEEPFSYVLLAGDGVHNVLDGILITTSFLASTSAGIASTVAIAAHKVPKEVGDFGVLLEGGFSREKAIGANILVSLFMFLGAGLVLALSTVSGNIVALLLPLVIGNFIYIAGSDLLPRFKESDTHIAPHLVMFTIGTAIMYAIPFIKQAIA; encoded by the coding sequence ATGAGTACTTTAACTGACATCGGCACGGCATTACTACTTACCTCCATACTTTCAGCAATAGGAGCATTCTTCCTATTCCTCAGCAAAGACAAAGTAGACAACCTAGTAGAATACCTGATCAGCCTCTCAGCAGGCACAATATTCGGAGGCGTATTCATACACCTAATCTACAGACTAGCCAATCCAATCGGCTACACACGAGAAACCGGATTACTCGTAATGGCAGGAATAGCATTCTCACTGATACTGGAGAGAACAGTCCACTGGCACTGCCACAACCAAGACCTACACGAAGAACCATTCAGCTACGTACTACTGGCTGGAGATGGAGTGCATAATGTTTTGGATGGCATCTTGATTACAACCAGTTTCCTGGCATCAACGTCTGCAGGGATCGCATCAACGGTAGCAATAGCTGCACACAAAGTACCGAAAGAAGTAGGAGACTTCGGAGTACTACTAGAAGGTGGATTCTCGAGAGAGAAAGCAATCGGAGCCAACATACTAGTCAGCCTATTCATGTTCCTAGGAGCAGGACTAGTCCTGGCTCTTTCAACAGTTTCAGGAAACATAGTAGCACTACTACTTCCACTAGTCATCGGCAACTTCATCTACATCGCAGGAAGCGACCTACTACCGAGGTTCAAAGAATCAGACACACACATCGCACCACACCTAGTCATGTTTACCATAGGAACAGCGATAATGTACGCAATACCATTCATCAAACAAGCAATTGCCTAA
- a CDS encoding CopG family ribbon-helix-helix protein, which produces MEIISLSLDEETLEKIDEIQEEASFNGRSELIRKAVENLHQEVEDNQSLEGELNAVIVVRHPHKKEERIAHISHDFDDVVTTQLHSKLDGQVCLEVFHTNGKAERVINFYNELEGSKHTESVNMLPQN; this is translated from the coding sequence ATGGAAATAATAAGTCTATCTCTGGATGAAGAAACATTGGAGAAAATCGATGAGATACAGGAGGAAGCTAGTTTCAATGGTCGTAGCGAACTTATCAGGAAGGCTGTTGAGAATCTGCATCAGGAAGTAGAGGATAACCAGAGTTTAGAGGGAGAGTTAAATGCTGTTATTGTGGTGAGGCATCCGCATAAGAAGGAGGAAAGGATTGCACATATTTCACATGATTTTGATGATGTTGTAACCACGCAGCTCCACAGTAAGCTGGATGGTCAGGTATGTCTTGAGGTGTTCCATACTAATGGGAAAGCTGAGAGAGTGATTAACTTCTATAACGAGCTGGAGGGCAGTAAGCATACGGAGTCGGTGAACATGCTGCCTCAGAATTAG
- a CDS encoding VOC family protein produces MKLDHTMLRVSNPEKVIEFYEEAFGFELVRESENDTFTLYFLRIPGQDEVLELTYNHGVDDRYEKGEGFGHIAIRTDEGQSLKDAYRKAVDAGGEDYRPPGECPGNYGFVKDPEGYEVEILG; encoded by the coding sequence ATGAAGTTAGATCATACGATGCTGAGGGTTTCTAACCCGGAAAAGGTAATTGAGTTCTATGAAGAGGCTTTTGGATTTGAACTTGTTAGGGAATCTGAGAATGATACTTTCACACTGTACTTCCTGCGGATTCCGGGTCAGGATGAGGTGCTGGAGCTTACTTACAATCATGGTGTGGACGACCGGTATGAGAAGGGTGAAGGTTTCGGTCATATCGCCATTAGAACGGATGAGGGTCAGTCTCTAAAAGATGCCTATCGGAAGGCTGTTGATGCTGGCGGTGAGGACTACCGTCCGCCGGGGGAATGTCCTGGTAACTATGGTTTTGTCAAGGATCCGGAAGGGTATGAGGTTGAGATCTTGGGTTAG
- a CDS encoding signal peptidase I, producing MERMEIATTLLIVLVATPLVVFIVPQLLGLEAYVVTSGSMEPRVPEGAILYNQNSETSQLEVGDIVTYVPNPNQSDADRITHRIIQVNQTENSRQFKTQGDANVDPDPGWVSDYQVIGQELFTIPYLGYMVKFLSSPITLILLLIVPSAIMLKTHIEKLHEELTQSKQSFN from the coding sequence ATGGAAAGAATGGAAATAGCTACGACACTGCTCATAGTATTGGTTGCTACGCCGCTTGTAGTATTCATAGTTCCACAGCTTCTGGGCTTAGAAGCCTACGTAGTTACCTCTGGTTCGATGGAACCTCGGGTTCCTGAAGGAGCAATACTGTACAACCAGAATTCTGAAACCTCACAACTCGAGGTAGGTGATATAGTCACTTACGTGCCTAACCCCAATCAGAGCGATGCTGACAGAATCACACATAGAATAATACAGGTGAATCAAACAGAGAACTCACGCCAGTTCAAAACTCAGGGAGACGCCAATGTCGACCCCGATCCCGGATGGGTATCAGACTACCAGGTAATAGGACAAGAACTATTCACAATACCATACCTAGGCTACATGGTAAAATTCCTATCATCCCCTATCACACTAATACTGCTCCTAATCGTTCCCTCAGCTATAATGCTCAAAACTCACATAGAGAAACTACATGAAGAACTAACCCAATCCAAACAATCCTTCAACTAA
- a CDS encoding histone: MEFSVSKMKEMIKSQGSKRVSEDSAEELADVLETFAGDVSEEAIAVANDKGRKTVRGEDIRDALK, translated from the coding sequence ATGGAATTCTCAGTATCTAAAATGAAGGAAATGATCAAAAGTCAGGGCAGCAAAAGAGTATCAGAAGACAGTGCAGAAGAACTAGCAGATGTACTAGAAACATTCGCAGGGGATGTATCAGAAGAAGCGATCGCAGTAGCAAATGACAAAGGAAGAAAAACTGTCCGTGGCGAAGACATCAGAGACGCCCTGAAATAA